CTGAACTTTTTGCAGAAATACTCTGAACAGATGTCTTTAACTTGGCACTATTTAATGAACTTTCTTTCTGCACATCTATTCCAAGCTTATCAATATTGCTAATCGCTATATCTCTTTCTTCTACTTCTTTATCATTTAGCATTAATAAGCTTTCAATAAAGTCTTCAGATTGCTTTTCAAGTTCAGTTAATTCCTCTTTAGGAACACTATTTTCTTCCTCAATCTTCTCTTTTAGCTCTCTATCCTCTGGTAAAATCAAAGAAAAATCATTACTCATTATTACCCTCCCTATTCTATCCTGATAATTTTTTTCTTATTTCTTAGTCTAAAAATATAAGCAAGTTTGTAATTAAAATCATTTTATTTTAAAATTTTACTTATAATTGCATTTTTAATCTATCATGTAAAATTATAGATGTCAAGCGATTTTATTATTAAAAAATCAGCTCCCAATTTGCATCAAAGCTTTAAATCTCTAATTATTAAATTTTGATAATTTAGTTTGTACCAAGTTAAAATAAGCGTTTTTGTTATTTGTTTGATATTTTATTATTTATATCTTTTAATACTATATATTACAAATCTCTATTCGATTCTTACTTTTATAATTACTAAAAACAAAAATTAATCTTTAAATCATAGAGCTAAATCCCTTATTAATCATCAAAAACCCGACCATTAATGGTCGGGTTCTTTTAACTATATTTTTTAACTCTTTATCAAAATCATCTTATTGCTCTATCATTTCATCTTCATCTAATTTAGGTTTCCATAGTATTTGCAGATAATAACTAATAACTAAGAAGACTACCCCAAATCCAATGAATAATAATATCTTCCAAATTGCTTCTACATTTGCTAAATCTATCATAAACAACTTTCCAACTACCACAAATAAGGTAGCTACTGCTGTACCTATAAACAATCTCTTATCTAATCTAAGCCCAAAAAGTAAGATACTTATCGCATATATTCCCCAAGCTACTGTTACAGATCCTTGCCCATTTGCTAAATGAACAAACTCTTTATAAAGTAATATTAACATACTCAAATAAGAGAAAAATCCATATACCAAGGCTTTAGTCTTATCACTTTCAAAATAAGCATAAATTGCAATACAAAGTATTACTAAAATATCAGCTAAGGCCATTATATTAAGAATTGGTACTCCCAATCTTATTTTAAATATTCTATAAACTACCCAAACAGCTAATATAGCAAAAACAACTTGAGAAGAAAATTTAGCAGTTAAATCTAGACTTCTTTTAGCATCAAAATGTAGTAACAAACCTAGTATTGTCCAAGAGATAATTATATAGCTATAACCATTATGCAGACCTTCAAACTCTCTGTAGAATATTCCTGCTAATAATAAAGCCGATAATAATTTGTAATACTTTAGCTCAATTTCTTTTCCGTATAATTTAATTGTTCCTCCTATAAGAGCTATGACAATTGCCTCTGTAATCACAGCAAAATTCAGTATTGGATAATCAACTAAGTTTAAAAATATCCTAGCAGAAATCCAAAGAGCTAAAGCTCCAAAGACAAAGTCAGCACCTACCTCAAGATCAAAGTTATCTTTTCTTTTAGCAATAATATAAAGAATAGTTGCTTCTATTACCCAAACTAACATTGTATACTCATAACCCCTAATAAAATTAGATAGGAATTGATATGAACAAAGCAAGAATAAAATATGAGATAATAATAAATAGAGATTCTTCATTCTCTTCTCAACAATTTTCTTTCCTACTAGCGCTATACTAACTAAAATAATAAAGTCTGTTAATACTCCAAAGCTAAGAGCAGGTAGATAACCACTTATTCTTGAACTTGCTCTAGCTACTATCCAAATACCTAAAATTGCAAAAACTAAATGGCTAAAATCATTTAAATAATTAAGCTTCTTCTTTTTAGCAATCAAATGTACTATTATTGCTTCAACAGTCCAAGCTAACATAATATAACTATAACCAAAAGTAATTAACCCTCTAAATAACCAAGCTAAAAATAGTAGATTAGCACCTACTAGATAATATCTCTTATCTACAGAGTTTAGCTTCTTAGATATATACACAGCACTTGCTATAATAAGCAGATTAACTATAGAACCTATACTTATGAGTGATAAACTATCCCATCCTAAAGTTATTCTTAATCCTACCCATAAAGCCATTAAAATAAAGGTTAAATGGGCAGTTAACTTCAAATAATTGTAATTTTTAGACTTAGCTATTAAATGGACTATCAAGCCTTCTATTAACCAAGCTAAAAGTACATAATTATAAGCTAAAATTGATAATTCTCTAAATAACCATCCTAAGATCATAACTAAAGCAATTACCCTATAAAGAATTTTTTCTTCTCTCTTTATAATTTTACTTATGCCTAAAGCTGAAGTAATAATTAATAAATCTACTAAAGCGGTCAAATTAAAAACAGGTGTTGTTAGATAATAATAACTAAAGCCTCTTATTAATCTATAACCTAAGATCACTCCTAAAATCATAAATACATAATGAGCACTTAAGGTCATAAATCTATCAGAATCTCGATAAGCCAAAATATGAATAATAACTGCTTCTAAGACCCAAGCAATCATCACATAATTGTAGCCTGGAAGTGCTGATAATTCCCGCCATGCTAAACCAAAAGCAGCTAGATAACTTCCAATCTTATAAAGAGTATTATTTTTGCTTTTAACATTATCTAAGCTGGACATTATAAATCCAACAGCAATGATTATAATATCAGCTAATGACTGCATATTAAAGACGACCATTCCATTAACTGTTTCTGTTATAAACCAGTACCCACGCCATAATAGTAACGCTCCAAAAACTAGATGTGAAGCATTCTTAAGCAGTTTATTATCATACTTTTTCGCAATTATATACTCTGCTAAAGCTTCAGCTGCCCAAGCAATAGCAATTAGGTGATATCCGTTTGGAACTGGTGAAAGTTCACGCCATAATAGAGTTAAGATTGCTAAATGACCAAAGAATAATTTATAGATCTGTGATACCCTTTTATCCTTAATATTTTTAGTAGTAACTAATCCACATATAATAATTACTATATCAACTATGGCTTGAGTATTTAAAATAGGAAGACCTATTAAATCATTCATAGCTAATCTTAATCCTAGCCAAATAGCTACAACTACAAAGATTAAATGAGACATTAAATTCATAATCTTATCTTTAAGTTTAATTGACACTAATATCAATGCTGTTGTTTCTAATGCTAAAGCTGCAATCAAAGTATTCCCCTCTACCAAAATAATCAATGTCATAGTAAGTAATACAAAAGCCATTAGAATATGTACATACTCTAACTTTTCTTTTACTTTAATTTTTTTAAGAATGAAAGCAACTGCCTGATAAACTACACTTCCAGCTAAAGCAATTCCCCCCCACCTTAAGCTACTATTTCCTAAATCCCAAATTCTATAACCAACCTTCCAAAGCTTCATTGAATATAACAATGAGATTAATGGAGTTATAATTACTAATAGATTCACATGCCTATTTACAAAAGCCATCATATCCTCTGAAAGATGATCCTTTAAAAAATCTAAACTAGGTTTAGACCATTTATTTTTATTCTTTGACCATAAAACCTCACGTAATACTGGAATAATCCAATATATAAGCCAAAAGAATACAATTGCTACCTGAACTGCTCTTCTTTCCGCATAACTTATATCACCAATTAAACCTAAAGAGATTAAAGGCCAACCTCCTAATACAGATACCCATAACAATAAAGGCCATCCTTTATATAAGTAGACCAAAGATGTTCCACCTACAATAAAACATAGATATAACATTAAGTTAACTAAGCTTCCCTCTCCACTGTATAATAAAAATGGAGTTCCTACTCCACCAACAAAACCTATTAAAGCTAATACAACCTCTTCTTGCCTAATTGATAGGTAATAAGCATATAATGTTACTGCTAACATAAATACGAAGGCAAGTAAATAAGGAACTATTTCATATAATTGAAAGGCTGCAAAACCACTAGCATATAAGGCCGCAATCCCTCCTCCAATTAGCACCTGCCCAAATCTTGCTCGCTTACTATACACTCTAAGTCCTATAACTTCAAGGGTAATTCCTATTGCCAAGCCTATACCAACCTTAATCTGTGGTGTAACCCATCCCTGATTAAGTGAATACTTAAATAAAAATATAATCCCTAATAATAATAATCCAATCCCTATCTTATTTAACCAATATTCAAAACTAAGCATCTTTTCAAAATCAAATTTTGATCTCTTACTCCAAATAGCTCTATCAAAGGGCTCAATCACCTTTCCTCTTAACATTTCTTTAAACTTTTTCATTCTGTCTGCTCGTTCTTGTTTAACCTCTTCATCAAGTTGATTTAATCTTTGCTCAACACTTGTATCACTTTTAATATTATCGTCTAGATGATTATCCTCTTCTTCTTTTACAGCAAATTGCTTCCAATAATCCTCCTTTGAACTATCTTGGAGATTATTAACTTCTTCCTTTGTCTTAACTATAGTCTGCTCCTCTATATTATCTACTGTAGTATCTGATTCTTCTTCAGTATCAGCCTCTTCTTCTACTTCTATTGCAATACTAGTTTTATCTTCTATACCAGCCGCTGTGACATCTACTTTCTCTTTTTTCTTATCTTCTATAATCTCTTCTTTTATAACTTCTCCTTTTTCTGTTTCATCTACTGCCTTTTGCATTTCTTCATTTTCTAATTCTACCTTTTCCAATTCTTCTCTAACTGAACTTTCTTTTAATAATTGTCCATCAATTTTTTCTTTAAAATTACTAAATTCTATAACTTCACTCTTTAAATATCTAACTTCCTTTCTTAAATTTTTAATCTCATTACTTAAATTAATTAAAATAATTATAAAAATAATAATTAATATAAAAGAAAACACTATCCCCACCCCTTATCTTATTATTAGCTATCTACTTATAACACTCTCTTAAACAACTATATAAGCTGAACTAATAATTTTCATAAAAAATATAACTAAAAAACTTGTTTTGTTACAAATTTAACTAATCTACACGAATAATTTTAAAAAATTAAATTATATATAGAACATAAGAAAGAATTTAAATTTACTTAGAAACAAATTGAAACCCAAGCTTTTTTTGACGCTGATTAAAACCTGATTAAGTTCTGACCTTATTTATTCCGTTAGCTAATAGCCAATAGCTAACATACCTGCGTAAATCACCCAAGAGTACTTCCTCAGTCATTCCTCTCTGGGTTTGGACAGATCCCCCTTCATGAAATTTAAATTTTAGGTATATAAATTAATTCTTCAGTCCTTTATTCGTATTAATTCGTGGCTAAAAATTATTTTAGTAAATACTTATGTTTTAATGAAATTTTTTAAATTCAATCTATATAATAAGAAAAGTCAAATCAATCTATAACTTTAATTCATCAAAATAAGCTAATTACTGAAATATAACGGAAGTTAAAATTTTACAATTAAAATTATAGCAATTATTTCATCAAAAATCAATTTTATCTTATGTGATTATAAATTGTAATATGATGATTAAAAAAGATATTGCGACAATTTTAGCTTCTGGCTGTTGGCTACTAACCGCTGGCTTAGAGCTTATAAAAACAATACTAATAGCTAGAGGCTAACAGCTATAAGCTAGTGGCCAAAGTATCTCTTTATACTCAAAATATAACTCTCTTATTGACTCAAAAATCATTTTGAATAATTTGACAATACGATATTATACATGTATAATATATAACAAGTAGAATATAAATTAAAGGAGTGATACTTATCTCTTTAAAACATGGAATCTTAGGATTATTATCCTACAATGATATGACAGGATATGATTTGAGTAAATACTTTGATCAATCTCTTCAATTCTTCTGGAGTGCACAAAAAAGCCAGATCTATCGAGATCTTGGTAACCTTGAAGAAAAAGAATTTGTAGTATCCAAAATAGTCCATCAAGAAGGTAAACCAGATAAAAAGCTTTATTCAATCACTAAAAATGGAGAAGAAGAATTAGTCAATTGGATTAATCAATATTCTTTTGAAGATTCAATGAAAATCAGAGATTCTTTTTTGATGAGAATATTTTTCAGCGCTAAAGGAAATAACCAAAATTTAAAAATAGCATTACAGGAATATATTCAACAGCATCAAATCTATCTAGATAACTTAGATAATATAAAAAAGAAGTATATTAAAGAAGATTATCTAGGAGATAGTAATGACTATATTTATTGGGCGATGAGTATAAAAAAAGGATACTATAACTTTAAAGCCAATATTGAATGGGCTAATGATATTTTAGAGATGTTAGATAACTTATAGGAGGTGGATAATTTGGAGAATATATTAATCTTAAATGGTAGTCCACGAGGAAAGAAAGGTAACACAGCTAAGTTAGTTGATAATTTTATTACAGGTCTTAAAGAAGAGAGTTCTAATCTTATTATTGAAAATATTGAATTATACAAGAAGAATATCAATTCTTGTACAGGATGCTTTTCTTGCTGGAATAAGACTCCTGGTAAATGTATTTTTAATGATGATATGAAAGATCTAATTTCTAGTTATGTTAATGCAGATTTGGTAATTTGGGCTACCCCACTTTATCATTTCGGAATGACTTCTATAATGAAAAGGTTCACTGAAAGAACCTTGCCAATTAATAAACCAGATATAGTGAAATATGATGAAACTTATACCCACCCTCAAAGATATGATATGAATAATAAAAAAAATATACTAATATCTACTGCTGGTTTTCCTGAAGCTCATAACTTTGAAGTATTAATAGATCAGCTAAACAAAATAACTGGAGGCAAAGTTAGTGAAAGTATTCTAACTGTCATGGGGGAACTATTATCAGTCAAAGCCTTAGAAAACAGAATATCCTGGTATTTAGATGCTGTTCAGCAAGCAGGTAAAGAATTTATATCACAAGGCTCCTTAAACAAAAAAACAAAAGATCTTTTGAAAAAAGAATTAGTTCCTATCGACGATTTTGTTGAAATGGCTAATTTAACTCAGAAAACAGAAGAAAAAATCACAACAGAAAAATCACAAAAAGGATATAATCTATTAAAGTTGATGGGCCATAGCTTTGTTCCCAATAATGCAAATGGCATTGATGCTATTTTAGAGATGGAATTTACAGACTTGAATGAAAGCAACCACTTTATTATTAAAGATAACAGCTGTCAACTAAAAAAGGGGCCTAGTAATAACTTTAGTGCTAAGATCATTACAGGCTATGAGATTTGGCAAAAGATTTCTCAAGGAGACTTAGATGGACCTCAAGCAATGATGGATGGACTTTATAAAATAGAAGGAGATTTTGATTTGATTCAAAAATTAGACAGAATCTTTGGTTCATCTAAGGGAAAACAAGATAATAAAAATCAAAAAATAAATATAGATTCCCGATTAGTTGGTCAAAAAGCAATGGGAATCTCCTTTATTCCTTGGGTCTTCTCTTGGATCTTCATTGAATCAAATCTCTTAGCAGGAGTTTTATTACCTCTATTACTTAGTTTAGGACTGGTTGCTATCAAAAAGAAAAAATATGAGCTTACTTATTTTGAAAAAATGAACACTCTATATTTCTCAATCTTATCCATTATTAGTCTTTTTGATTATCAGCTATTAAGTAATATAGGCATTGAGCTTAACTACTTTGCAGTAGCTTCAATCTGGGGTCTATCAGTCTTATTTAACACTGCTTTGACCAGCGATTATTCAAAGTATGACTATGAAGAAGATCTAGAAGATAATCCTATATTTATTAAAACCAATGATATTCTAACTCTATTTTGGGCATTAATGTTTGTTGGTCAAGGTGTAGCTATGATTATTTTAAAGAATTATAGCTATTTAAAATACTCTCCACTACTATATATATTAATTTTAGTAGCCATTAAATTTACTAATTACTTTTCCAAGAAATATCC
Above is a window of Orenia marismortui DSM 5156 DNA encoding:
- a CDS encoding PadR family transcriptional regulator → MILISLKHGILGLLSYNDMTGYDLSKYFDQSLQFFWSAQKSQIYRDLGNLEEKEFVVSKIVHQEGKPDKKLYSITKNGEEELVNWINQYSFEDSMKIRDSFLMRIFFSAKGNNQNLKIALQEYIQQHQIYLDNLDNIKKKYIKEDYLGDSNDYIYWAMSIKKGYYNFKANIEWANDILEMLDNL
- a CDS encoding NAD(P)H-dependent oxidoreductase, encoding MENILILNGSPRGKKGNTAKLVDNFITGLKEESSNLIIENIELYKKNINSCTGCFSCWNKTPGKCIFNDDMKDLISSYVNADLVIWATPLYHFGMTSIMKRFTERTLPINKPDIVKYDETYTHPQRYDMNNKKNILISTAGFPEAHNFEVLIDQLNKITGGKVSESILTVMGELLSVKALENRISWYLDAVQQAGKEFISQGSLNKKTKDLLKKELVPIDDFVEMANLTQKTEEKITTEKSQKGYNLLKLMGHSFVPNNANGIDAILEMEFTDLNESNHFIIKDNSCQLKKGPSNNFSAKIITGYEIWQKISQGDLDGPQAMMDGLYKIEGDFDLIQKLDRIFGSSKGKQDNKNQKINIDSRLVGQKAMGISFIPWVFSWIFIESNLLAGVLLPLLLSLGLVAIKKKKYELTYFEKMNTLYFSILSIISLFDYQLLSNIGIELNYFAVASIWGLSVLFNTALTSDYSKYDYEEDLEDNPIFIKTNDILTLFWALMFVGQGVAMIILKNYSYLKYSPLLYILILVAIKFTNYFSKKYPEYIAKGKLKKNIFSS
- a CDS encoding DUF2339 domain-containing protein, with amino-acid sequence MFSFILIIIFIIILINLSNEIKNLRKEVRYLKSEVIEFSNFKEKIDGQLLKESSVREELEKVELENEEMQKAVDETEKGEVIKEEIIEDKKKEKVDVTAAGIEDKTSIAIEVEEEADTEEESDTTVDNIEEQTIVKTKEEVNNLQDSSKEDYWKQFAVKEEEDNHLDDNIKSDTSVEQRLNQLDEEVKQERADRMKKFKEMLRGKVIEPFDRAIWSKRSKFDFEKMLSFEYWLNKIGIGLLLLGIIFLFKYSLNQGWVTPQIKVGIGLAIGITLEVIGLRVYSKRARFGQVLIGGGIAALYASGFAAFQLYEIVPYLLAFVFMLAVTLYAYYLSIRQEEVVLALIGFVGGVGTPFLLYSGEGSLVNLMLYLCFIVGGTSLVYLYKGWPLLLWVSVLGGWPLISLGLIGDISYAERRAVQVAIVFFWLIYWIIPVLREVLWSKNKNKWSKPSLDFLKDHLSEDMMAFVNRHVNLLVIITPLISLLYSMKLWKVGYRIWDLGNSSLRWGGIALAGSVVYQAVAFILKKIKVKEKLEYVHILMAFVLLTMTLIILVEGNTLIAALALETTALILVSIKLKDKIMNLMSHLIFVVVAIWLGLRLAMNDLIGLPILNTQAIVDIVIIICGLVTTKNIKDKRVSQIYKLFFGHLAILTLLWRELSPVPNGYHLIAIAWAAEALAEYIIAKKYDNKLLKNASHLVFGALLLWRGYWFITETVNGMVVFNMQSLADIIIIAVGFIMSSLDNVKSKNNTLYKIGSYLAAFGLAWRELSALPGYNYVMIAWVLEAVIIHILAYRDSDRFMTLSAHYVFMILGVILGYRLIRGFSYYYLTTPVFNLTALVDLLIITSALGISKIIKREEKILYRVIALVMILGWLFRELSILAYNYVLLAWLIEGLIVHLIAKSKNYNYLKLTAHLTFILMALWVGLRITLGWDSLSLISIGSIVNLLIIASAVYISKKLNSVDKRYYLVGANLLFLAWLFRGLITFGYSYIMLAWTVEAIIVHLIAKKKKLNYLNDFSHLVFAILGIWIVARASSRISGYLPALSFGVLTDFIILVSIALVGKKIVEKRMKNLYLLLSHILFLLCSYQFLSNFIRGYEYTMLVWVIEATILYIIAKRKDNFDLEVGADFVFGALALWISARIFLNLVDYPILNFAVITEAIVIALIGGTIKLYGKEIELKYYKLLSALLLAGIFYREFEGLHNGYSYIIISWTILGLLLHFDAKRSLDLTAKFSSQVVFAILAVWVVYRIFKIRLGVPILNIMALADILVILCIAIYAYFESDKTKALVYGFFSYLSMLILLYKEFVHLANGQGSVTVAWGIYAISILLFGLRLDKRLFIGTAVATLFVVVGKLFMIDLANVEAIWKILLFIGFGVVFLVISYYLQILWKPKLDEDEMIEQ